In Zhaonella formicivorans, one DNA window encodes the following:
- a CDS encoding GtrA family protein, translated as MYNNRVNIYERTNPVKRLWNISAYLFFGVITTVINIVSYKLFLNMGMDYRLSAFWAFILAVAFAFFTNRKYVFAGQGVIWHEALAFLAVRGFTFLVNLAGLILLVQFFGLDKFWSQVIVNGVIIVLNYVLSKYFVFNLKNVERFFSNM; from the coding sequence GTGTACAATAACAGGGTAAATATCTATGAAAGGACTAACCCTGTGAAAAGACTGTGGAATATCTCCGCCTATTTGTTTTTCGGCGTGATTACAACTGTAATCAATATTGTGTCATATAAACTGTTTCTGAACATGGGGATGGACTACCGCCTCAGCGCTTTTTGGGCCTTTATCCTGGCCGTTGCCTTTGCCTTTTTTACCAACCGCAAATATGTATTTGCGGGCCAAGGAGTCATCTGGCACGAGGCCCTGGCCTTTTTGGCGGTGAGAGGTTTCACCTTTTTGGTGAACCTGGCTGGCCTTATCCTCCTGGTGCAATTTTTTGGCCTGGACAAGTTCTGGAGCCAGGTGATTGTCAACGGGGTTATAATTGTACTGAACTACGTGTTAAGCAAGTATTTTGTTTTTAATCTGAAAAACGTGGAGAGATTTTTTAGCAACATGTAA
- a CDS encoding NAD-dependent epimerase/dehydratase family protein: protein MRVLVTGGAGFIGSYIVRQCIEKGFYTVILDNLSTGKEENIHQGAIFYKEDVRSERLKDILLQEKVEMVIHQAAQIDVQTSIKNPQYDASVNILGTINLLEACREAGVRKVVYASSAAVYGNPDYLPVDEGHPLKPQSGYGISKQVPEKYLRLYRELHGLDFTVLRYANVYGPRQDASGEGGVVAIFIDKLLKGETPTIYGDGEQTRDFIFVEDVARANLAALERGSGQVVNISTGVAVSVNQLFQMIKDCVGTETVPRYAPERPGDIKESFLAPLKAEEVLGWKAGIALQEGIRATVGYYRQN, encoded by the coding sequence ATGAGGGTCCTGGTTACAGGCGGGGCCGGTTTTATCGGCTCGTACATAGTTAGACAGTGCATCGAAAAAGGTTTTTATACCGTAATTTTGGACAACCTTTCCACTGGAAAAGAGGAGAATATTCACCAGGGAGCGATTTTCTATAAAGAAGATGTGCGTTCTGAACGGCTGAAAGATATCCTGCTGCAGGAAAAAGTTGAAATGGTCATCCACCAGGCAGCCCAGATTGATGTGCAGACTTCCATTAAAAATCCACAGTATGATGCTTCGGTGAATATTTTAGGGACTATTAACTTGCTGGAGGCCTGCAGGGAGGCTGGAGTCAGAAAGGTGGTTTATGCCTCTTCGGCAGCGGTATATGGTAACCCGGATTATTTGCCGGTGGATGAGGGACACCCGTTAAAACCCCAGTCGGGATATGGCATCAGCAAACAGGTACCTGAAAAATATCTCAGGCTGTATCGAGAACTGCATGGCCTGGATTTTACTGTTTTACGCTATGCCAACGTCTATGGCCCCAGGCAGGATGCTTCCGGTGAAGGCGGAGTGGTTGCCATATTCATTGACAAACTGTTAAAAGGGGAAACCCCGACAATTTACGGCGACGGTGAGCAGACCAGGGATTTTATTTTTGTGGAAGATGTGGCCAGGGCTAATTTAGCGGCTTTAGAGAGAGGCAGCGGCCAGGTAGTCAATATCAGCACCGGCGTTGCGGTATCCGTTAATCAATTATTTCAGATGATTAAAGATTGTGTAGGCACTGAAACAGTCCCCCGCTACGCGCCTGAACGTCCCGGAGATATTAAAGAAAGTTTCCTTGCTCCCTTAAAAGCAGAGGAAGTATTGGGTTGGAAAGCGGGCATTGCTTTGCAGGAAGGGATTAGAGCAACGGTGGGTTATTATAGGCAAAACTAA
- the galE gene encoding UDP-glucose 4-epimerase GalE — MTVLVIGGAGYIGSHTVRQLEKAGFDVLIVLDNLVKGHREAVGNAQFVLADINDKSALEEVFATHKIDAVMHFAAYSLVGESVVKPDIYYRNNVGGTLNLLEAMVRYEVPYLVFSSTAAVYGEPQEVPIPEEHPTIPTNPYGATKLAVEGMLKWFGEAYCLKYASLRYFNAAGADIAGDIGEDHNPESHLIPLVLKAALGNVPEIKVFGNDYPTPDGTCIRDYIHVTDLADAHVKALEYLTGGGKSEVFNLGNGQGFSVLEVLRTAEEVVGNTIPYSIAPRRAGDPAVLVASADKAKRVLGWQPQYGELKTIISTAWSWHKKHPKGFGDK; from the coding sequence ATGACGGTTTTAGTCATTGGAGGTGCTGGTTATATTGGCAGCCATACCGTTAGGCAATTGGAGAAGGCCGGGTTTGATGTCCTTATTGTACTGGACAACCTTGTCAAAGGGCACAGGGAAGCAGTTGGAAATGCCCAATTTGTTTTAGCGGACATTAACGATAAATCAGCACTGGAAGAAGTTTTTGCAACTCATAAAATAGATGCGGTAATGCATTTTGCTGCCTATAGCCTGGTGGGAGAATCTGTTGTTAAACCCGATATTTATTATAGGAATAACGTGGGCGGGACTTTGAACCTGTTAGAAGCTATGGTCCGATATGAGGTACCATATTTGGTTTTTTCCTCCACTGCGGCGGTATATGGAGAGCCTCAGGAAGTCCCGATTCCAGAAGAGCATCCCACTATACCAACTAACCCCTATGGGGCTACAAAGCTGGCAGTAGAGGGGATGCTGAAGTGGTTTGGGGAGGCCTACTGCCTTAAATATGCCTCATTACGGTATTTTAATGCTGCAGGGGCGGATATAGCCGGCGACATCGGAGAAGACCATAATCCGGAAAGTCACCTGATTCCGTTAGTCCTTAAAGCTGCTTTGGGTAATGTGCCGGAGATAAAAGTATTTGGCAATGATTACCCCACTCCTGACGGTACTTGTATTCGGGACTATATTCACGTTACAGATTTGGCCGATGCCCACGTAAAAGCCTTGGAGTACCTGACTGGTGGTGGCAAATCTGAGGTGTTTAACCTGGGTAACGGGCAGGGATTTTCTGTGTTGGAAGTTTTGCGAACCGCTGAAGAAGTGGTAGGGAATACCATACCATATAGTATTGCACCCAGGCGTGCCGGGGACCCGGCAGTTTTGGTGGCTTCGGCGGATAAGGCGAAGCGGGTGCTGGGCTGGCAGCCCCAATACGGGGAGCTGAAAACTATCATTTCCACAGCCTGGAGTTGGCATAAAAAACACCCCAAAGGTTTTGGGGATAAATAG
- a CDS encoding sugar transferase encodes MNIPSRGKTIKLAIILIDIILINLSFYLAFLIKFDGQIPTANLQPYLFLLPAIGLLCFFCYWLLGLYTNTGKKLLDIVYLIFLANVIISMGTAAMAFFSRGFAFPRSILLGGILSGTLLVGTWRVLLYLFFSSFTKPKKIIIIGKAKELDLVALKFFTVPGEKYEIKGIFQAGELSHAVQALQNADAICFAGNLDERLKAEIISICLEQNKSVYLIPELYEILLHKADFQKVDDVPVFRLESLHLSFVQAFVKRTFDLIFSVIGLTFCAILFPFIALAIYLDSPGPIFYYQERVGQNGKPFKVIKFRTMIPDAEKMTGPVLATENDPRITKVGRFLRATRLDELPQLINVFRGEMSFVGPRPERQYFVEQFNELYPHYQYRLRVKPGITGLAQVLGKYDTDVADKLRYDLLYIRNYSFLLDLQLIFQTIRVVLTPEQARGCSELKPELLRKIKALKRRSKREAAPTKETV; translated from the coding sequence ATGAATATACCAAGTAGGGGAAAAACAATAAAATTAGCCATTATTTTAATAGATATTATTTTGATTAACTTAAGCTTTTATCTGGCGTTTTTAATTAAATTTGATGGGCAAATACCAACTGCAAATTTACAGCCGTATTTGTTTCTTTTACCCGCAATAGGGTTGTTATGTTTTTTTTGTTACTGGCTGCTGGGTCTCTACACCAACACTGGGAAAAAGCTGTTAGACATTGTTTATTTAATATTTCTGGCAAATGTGATTATATCTATGGGTACAGCTGCTATGGCTTTCTTTAGCAGGGGTTTTGCATTCCCCAGGAGTATTTTGCTTGGCGGGATACTGTCGGGCACTCTGTTAGTCGGAACTTGGAGAGTATTACTTTATCTTTTTTTCAGTTCATTTACTAAACCTAAAAAAATCATTATTATTGGCAAGGCAAAAGAACTTGATTTGGTTGCCTTAAAGTTTTTTACTGTACCCGGTGAAAAGTATGAGATAAAAGGTATCTTTCAGGCGGGTGAACTGTCTCATGCTGTACAAGCCCTGCAAAACGCGGATGCTATATGTTTTGCCGGGAATTTGGATGAAAGGCTTAAAGCAGAAATTATCTCAATCTGTTTAGAGCAAAATAAAAGTGTTTATCTGATCCCGGAGTTGTATGAAATACTCTTACATAAAGCTGATTTTCAAAAGGTTGATGATGTGCCTGTCTTTAGACTGGAAAGCTTGCATCTTTCCTTTGTCCAGGCTTTTGTAAAAAGAACATTTGACCTTATTTTTTCAGTTATCGGCCTAACTTTCTGCGCTATTCTATTTCCTTTTATTGCTCTTGCCATTTATCTGGATTCTCCCGGCCCGATCTTTTATTACCAGGAAAGAGTGGGACAAAACGGCAAGCCTTTTAAAGTGATCAAATTCCGCACTATGATCCCCGATGCGGAAAAAATGACAGGGCCTGTACTGGCAACAGAAAACGACCCCCGGATAACCAAGGTAGGCAGGTTTTTAAGGGCCACGCGGTTGGATGAACTGCCCCAGTTAATTAATGTTTTCAGGGGAGAGATGAGTTTTGTAGGCCCCCGGCCGGAAAGACAATACTTTGTTGAACAGTTTAATGAGCTTTACCCCCATTACCAGTATAGGTTGAGGGTTAAGCCGGGGATAACAGGCTTGGCACAGGTATTAGGTAAATACGATACTGACGTTGCTGACAAACTCCGCTATGATTTACTTTACATCAGAAATTACTCTTTTTTACTTGATCTTCAGTTAATATTCCAGACGATAAGAGTAGTACTAACACCCGAGCAGGCAAGGGGTTGTTCAGAACTTAAGCCAGAGTTATTAAGAAAAATTAAAGCATTAAAAAGAAGGAGCAAACGTGAGGCAGCTCCTACTAAGGAAACAGTTTAA
- a CDS encoding glycosyltransferase family 4 protein, whose translation MGINTKEKVLFIATVYTHLAAFHKPFIQMLQKEGYEVHAAASSAEGRLEEIQEIGVICWEIPFARSPYSLGNVQAYRRLRTLLKEHYFDLIHIHTPVAAFLGRYLAKATNQGPVLYSAHGFHFYQGAPLRNWLIYYTAERLAAHWTDGLIVMNEEDFNAGKKLKFIPDKNLFYVHGVGVDLNLYSNNKPKTSLRQELQLLQDKVVITCIAELIPRKNHIFLLEAWKILANKYDNINLILVGDGKLKSNLESKVKTEKIPRIYFLGFRNDVPLIIQDSDIITLLSKHEGLPRCIMEAMACGKPVVATDVRGSRDLVRHNKTGLLVSLNNISELIEAFEKLISNKSLREQMGQAGREAIEAYSLDNVLKEMEKIYRQYL comes from the coding sequence ATGGGAATCAACACAAAAGAAAAGGTCTTGTTTATTGCTACAGTATATACTCATTTAGCGGCTTTTCATAAACCTTTTATACAAATGCTTCAAAAAGAAGGTTATGAAGTGCATGCAGCGGCTTCATCTGCTGAAGGAAGATTAGAGGAGATACAGGAAATTGGCGTAATATGCTGGGAAATTCCTTTTGCCCGTTCCCCTTACAGCCTTGGTAATGTTCAGGCTTATCGCCGTTTGAGGACTTTACTTAAGGAGCATTACTTTGACCTTATTCACATTCACACGCCAGTAGCTGCATTTTTGGGTAGGTATCTCGCTAAAGCTACAAATCAGGGTCCGGTTCTTTACTCGGCACACGGCTTCCATTTTTACCAGGGTGCTCCGCTACGAAACTGGCTTATCTATTATACTGCAGAGCGATTAGCGGCTCACTGGACAGATGGGTTAATTGTGATGAATGAAGAAGATTTTAATGCAGGTAAAAAATTAAAATTTATACCTGATAAAAATTTATTTTATGTACATGGGGTTGGTGTTGATTTAAACCTGTATAGTAATAATAAGCCAAAAACCAGCTTGAGACAAGAATTACAACTTTTACAAGACAAAGTAGTAATTACCTGTATTGCTGAATTAATTCCGAGAAAAAATCATATTTTTCTTCTAGAAGCATGGAAAATTCTCGCTAATAAATATGATAATATTAACTTAATTCTAGTAGGAGATGGAAAATTAAAATCAAATTTAGAATCAAAAGTTAAAACAGAAAAAATACCTCGCATATACTTTTTAGGATTTAGAAATGATGTTCCTTTGATAATACAAGATTCAGATATTATTACACTTCTATCAAAACACGAGGGTCTACCAAGATGTATTATGGAAGCAATGGCATGCGGTAAGCCAGTGGTTGCTACAGATGTTCGCGGCTCAAGGGATCTAGTTAGACATAATAAGACAGGGTTACTAGTATCTTTAAATAACATCAGTGAATTGATTGAGGCTTTTGAAAAACTCATCAGTAACAAATCATTACGGGAGCAAATGGGGCAAGCAGGCAGGGAAGCAATTGAAGCATATTCTTTGGATAATGTGTTAAAGGAAATGGAGAAAATTTATCGCCAATATTTGTGA
- a CDS encoding O-antigen ligase family protein: MCSGLFSQLLFCINRCGLFDAYIATCILILKPKQIEKSFVIFGVVNALFGILQEIVYLISNKILIGSQGGQDVWYLFGVRLLRVEGLVGDSNVFALYLIIPLILIFYDYLLKPNLRTLTLVIVMFTSLVLTFSRGGLLGAIIGIILVCLYRRSIRAMIWFVILTACSAAVFIVRIGSRSDTTRMFLLSYAINIWKDNPFWGVGPGKFGSLWGNTTAHNLILESLSETGIFATLLIIFMLAIGFIMLHKKKKLAMSMALKGFYISSLFLSVLTNTLFWTAMGIMFVSAPLPKLLLKDDKIKL; the protein is encoded by the coding sequence TTGTGTTCAGGTCTATTTTCTCAACTTTTGTTCTGTATTAATAGGTGTGGATTATTTGACGCTTACATTGCAACATGCATTTTAATTTTAAAACCTAAGCAGATTGAAAAAAGTTTTGTCATTTTTGGGGTTGTTAATGCTCTTTTTGGAATTTTACAAGAAATTGTTTACTTGATATCTAACAAAATCCTTATTGGTTCTCAAGGTGGTCAAGATGTATGGTATTTATTTGGTGTTAGATTATTAAGAGTTGAGGGATTAGTTGGGGATTCAAATGTTTTTGCATTATATTTGATTATTCCACTAATACTGATTTTTTATGATTATTTACTGAAACCTAATTTAAGAACGCTGACTTTAGTAATAGTAATGTTTACATCGCTTGTTCTAACTTTTTCACGAGGTGGATTGTTAGGAGCAATTATAGGAATAATTTTAGTCTGTTTATATAGACGTTCTATAAGAGCAATGATATGGTTTGTAATTCTTACAGCTTGTTCAGCCGCTGTATTTATTGTACGAATTGGGAGTCGTTCTGATACAACTCGAATGTTCTTGTTATCCTACGCAATTAATATTTGGAAAGATAATCCCTTTTGGGGTGTTGGCCCTGGAAAATTTGGTTCGTTGTGGGGGAATACAACGGCCCATAATTTAATTCTTGAATCATTAAGTGAAACAGGTATATTTGCTACATTGCTTATAATATTTATGTTAGCTATCGGATTTATCATGTTACATAAAAAAAAGAAGCTAGCTATGTCAATGGCACTTAAAGGCTTTTATATTTCTTCATTATTCTTAAGTGTTTTAACAAATACACTTTTCTGGACGGCTATGGGAATAATGTTTGTTTCAGCTCCTTTACCTAAATTGTTGTTGAAAGACGATAAAATAAAATTATGA
- the tnpA gene encoding IS66 family insertion sequence element accessory protein TnpA, with translation MDKNLAEIWEQRLREHEQSGQTIASWCKHNNIRTNQFFYWRRKLRPEKKQDQPQIKWIAVPKNPAKTSGITITLGQIKIEITPGFDPKLLREIIEVLT, from the coding sequence ATGGACAAAAACCTAGCTGAAATCTGGGAACAACGGCTCAGGGAACATGAGCAAAGTGGCCAAACCATTGCCAGCTGGTGCAAACACAACAATATCAGAACCAACCAGTTTTTCTACTGGCGCCGCAAACTACGGCCAGAAAAAAAGCAAGACCAGCCCCAAATAAAATGGATAGCCGTACCTAAAAACCCGGCCAAAACAAGTGGCATAACCATTACCCTTGGGCAAATAAAAATAGAAATAACCCCGGGATTTGACCCAAAGCTGCTGCGTGAAATCATCGAGGTGCTTACCTAG
- the tnpC gene encoding IS66 family transposase gives MSTQNNSALTIEELTITIQALEQQIAELNAKLKWYEEQFRLSRQKQYGSASEKTPAEQISLFNEAEDTASPQAKEETIETITYKRKKKQPGQKAEQLSELPEEIIEYRISEEEKVCPCCGGKLHEMSTQVRHELKVIPAQVSVVKHVQYIYACRQCEKENIKTPIIKAEMPKPLLPGTLASPSILAYIMDQKYTNSLPLYRQEQQLSRLGIELSRQTMANWILAAANPWLKIIYDRLHEKLLTREILHADETTLQVLKEPGRTAESKSYMWLYRTGKEEPPIVLYDYQTTRASKHADKFLQGFKGYLQTDGYSGYGKLNGVTIVGCWAHARRKFTEALKALPPEQKDKPVAAKVGLEYCNRLFAVERQLKEATAEERYQKRLEISKPILEEFYIWLKKQRQQTLPKSAFGQAINYCLNQWEELNHYLLDGRLEIDNNRAERSIKPFVIGRKNFLFSNTPRGAKSSAIIYSIVETAKENKLKPYNYLIHLFEKMPNLDLTDPEIVDSLLPWSETLPENVRMSSKDNNTGLKA, from the coding sequence ATGAGTACACAAAACAATTCCGCACTTACAATTGAAGAATTGACCATAACCATCCAGGCTTTAGAACAGCAGATTGCGGAACTTAATGCTAAACTAAAATGGTATGAAGAACAATTCCGCCTAAGTCGCCAAAAACAGTATGGAAGCGCCAGCGAAAAGACCCCGGCTGAACAAATCAGCCTGTTTAACGAAGCGGAAGATACAGCGAGTCCCCAAGCCAAAGAAGAAACCATAGAAACCATCACCTACAAGCGGAAGAAAAAACAGCCTGGACAAAAAGCAGAACAGCTCTCCGAACTGCCGGAAGAAATCATCGAATACAGGATTAGCGAAGAAGAAAAAGTCTGTCCTTGCTGTGGTGGCAAACTGCATGAAATGAGCACTCAGGTCAGGCATGAGCTTAAAGTTATCCCTGCCCAGGTATCAGTAGTAAAACATGTCCAGTACATCTATGCCTGCCGGCAGTGTGAAAAAGAAAACATCAAAACCCCGATCATAAAAGCTGAAATGCCAAAACCCCTGCTGCCGGGAACCTTAGCCTCTCCATCCATACTGGCCTACATAATGGATCAGAAATATACCAACAGCCTGCCGCTCTACCGCCAGGAACAACAGCTATCCCGTCTGGGAATAGAATTATCCAGGCAAACCATGGCCAACTGGATCTTGGCTGCTGCTAATCCCTGGCTAAAAATCATATATGACCGCCTGCATGAAAAACTCTTAACCAGAGAAATCCTGCACGCTGATGAAACAACCCTGCAGGTACTAAAAGAACCGGGGCGAACAGCAGAAAGCAAATCATACATGTGGCTCTACCGGACAGGAAAAGAAGAACCGCCCATAGTCCTTTATGATTATCAAACCACCAGGGCCAGCAAACATGCAGACAAATTTCTCCAGGGATTTAAAGGGTATCTGCAGACAGACGGCTACAGCGGATACGGCAAATTAAACGGAGTCACCATAGTCGGCTGCTGGGCCCATGCCAGAAGGAAATTCACCGAAGCATTAAAAGCCCTGCCGCCAGAGCAGAAAGACAAACCAGTAGCCGCCAAAGTGGGGCTTGAATACTGTAACCGGCTCTTTGCCGTAGAAAGGCAGTTAAAAGAAGCCACTGCCGAAGAACGATATCAAAAACGGCTGGAAATATCCAAGCCAATATTGGAAGAATTCTACATATGGCTTAAAAAACAAAGACAACAAACGCTGCCCAAAAGCGCATTTGGGCAGGCGATAAACTATTGCCTTAACCAATGGGAAGAACTCAATCATTATTTATTAGACGGTAGATTAGAAATAGACAACAACCGGGCGGAGCGCTCGATAAAACCCTTTGTGATTGGTCGAAAAAATTTTCTGTTTTCCAATACCCCTAGGGGAGCCAAAAGCAGTGCGATAATCTACAGCATAGTTGAGACCGCCAAAGAGAACAAACTGAAACCTTATAACTATCTGATACACCTGTTTGAAAAAATGCCAAACCTTGACCTTACAGATCCGGAAATAGTAGACAGCCTGCTGCCCTGGTCAGAAACATTGCCTGAAAATGTTAGGATGTCATCTAAGGATAATAATACTGGATTAAAGGCTTAA
- a CDS encoding glycosyltransferase family 2 protein, producing the protein MPKVSVIMGVYNSKDTVKKAIQSILNQSYRDWEFIICDDGSNDGTWEILQNIAKNHSKIILLRNKKNIGLGASLNRCIMVASGEYLARQDADDVSIENRLEEEVNFLNIHKEVSVIGTYANLVNQNGNVWGEIKPPEIPTKNDWVKASSVIHATVLMRKQDIVDVGMYNEEAFRVEDYELWMRLVSKGYVIKTLPKILYKIRWDISDYSRRAFKYRLIEAKVRLNGYRKMGVCVKDYIYVFKPIILGLIPKNLMFLHHQRRFKKNGM; encoded by the coding sequence ATGCCAAAAGTCAGCGTTATAATGGGTGTTTACAACAGCAAAGATACAGTAAAAAAGGCAATTCAATCGATTTTGAACCAATCATATAGGGATTGGGAATTTATAATTTGCGATGATGGCTCAAACGATGGTACTTGGGAAATCTTACAAAATATAGCCAAAAATCATTCTAAGATTATATTATTAAGAAATAAAAAGAATATAGGGCTTGGAGCTTCATTAAATCGGTGTATTATGGTGGCCTCAGGGGAGTATTTAGCTAGGCAAGATGCTGATGATGTTTCAATAGAAAATCGTCTTGAAGAAGAAGTAAATTTTTTAAATATCCATAAAGAAGTATCTGTTATAGGGACATATGCTAATTTAGTAAACCAAAATGGTAATGTGTGGGGAGAAATAAAACCACCAGAGATCCCCACTAAAAACGACTGGGTAAAAGCATCATCTGTAATCCATGCAACGGTGTTAATGCGAAAACAAGATATAGTAGATGTTGGAATGTATAATGAAGAAGCTTTTAGGGTAGAGGATTATGAGCTATGGATGAGATTGGTCAGCAAAGGCTATGTAATTAAAACATTACCCAAGATTTTGTACAAAATACGTTGGGATATCAGTGACTATTCCAGAAGAGCTTTCAAATATCGATTAATAGAAGCCAAAGTTCGATTAAATGGTTATAGAAAAATGGGAGTATGTGTAAAAGATTATATTTATGTATTCAAGCCAATTATACTAGGATTGATACCTAAAAACTTAATGTTTTTACATCATCAAAGGCGGTTCAAGAAAAATGGCATGTAA
- a CDS encoding glycosyltransferase family 52, producing the protein MLPYLNLLKKEKEWFAIHYLNGLKRVNKSALNLIQNIISIKAARIFANHYFDKFVPDILITFIDHHPINASLIETYRRKLKNNKIILVEEGISTYINVTSKYDNNKIFHKVKGKLKKILGYGNPEGKHVGQVCNPDVCIVSDVSLVRPGYGERALFIEWPKGPFPQNLTKEYCNIIGLKNAFNLDYKVSGILLGQPLSEDKLITWEKEKKIIQMIGEITKESKQPIMVKPHPRESKTKLNIYMDNGLICNWELTYVPIETIFSFYRPDYVISYFSSAAINYLFRFNGNVIWLEKLLFGKQEEANSLLNNCIGNKVWAPEDGTELRAAIMQLTNYKYNNGIEKIEHKENDLSSWKKTIDEAFFY; encoded by the coding sequence ATGTTACCATATTTGAATCTTTTAAAAAAAGAGAAAGAATGGTTTGCCATTCATTATTTAAATGGACTTAAAAGAGTTAATAAGAGCGCACTAAATTTAATACAAAACATTATATCTATTAAAGCTGCAAGGATTTTTGCTAATCATTATTTTGATAAATTTGTACCCGATATATTAATAACTTTTATTGACCACCATCCAATAAACGCTTCTCTAATAGAAACTTATCGAAGAAAGCTCAAAAATAATAAGATAATATTAGTTGAAGAAGGTATTTCAACATATATTAATGTTACTAGTAAATATGATAATAATAAAATCTTTCATAAAGTGAAAGGCAAGTTAAAAAAAATACTTGGATATGGTAATCCAGAAGGAAAACATGTTGGGCAGGTTTGTAATCCAGATGTTTGTATTGTATCTGATGTTTCTTTAGTTAGACCAGGATATGGTGAAAGAGCACTGTTTATAGAATGGCCAAAAGGGCCATTTCCGCAAAATTTAACGAAAGAATATTGTAATATTATAGGATTGAAAAACGCATTTAACTTAGATTACAAAGTTAGTGGTATATTACTTGGACAACCATTAAGTGAAGACAAATTAATCACATGGGAAAAAGAAAAGAAGATAATTCAGATGATAGGTGAAATTACAAAAGAAAGTAAGCAGCCAATTATGGTAAAACCACATCCTCGTGAAAGTAAAACTAAATTAAATATATATATGGATAATGGTTTAATTTGTAATTGGGAATTAACCTATGTTCCTATAGAAACTATATTTAGCTTTTATAGACCTGATTATGTAATTTCGTATTTTTCTAGTGCTGCTATAAATTACTTATTTCGGTTTAATGGTAATGTTATATGGTTAGAAAAGCTCCTTTTTGGTAAACAAGAAGAGGCAAATTCATTATTAAATAATTGTATAGGAAATAAAGTGTGGGCTCCGGAAGATGGAACAGAATTAAGAGCAGCAATAATGCAGTTAACTAACTATAAATATAATAATGGTATTGAAAAAATTGAGCACAAAGAAAACGATTTATCATCGTGGAAAAAGACAATTGATGAAGCATTTTTTTACTAG